The sequence below is a genomic window from Deltaproteobacteria bacterium CG11_big_fil_rev_8_21_14_0_20_49_13.
CTATGCCCCAGAACTTAACCCCGTCGAATATGTGTGGTCTTATCTCAAATCCTCTCCGCTATCCAATTTTGCTCCTAAGAATTTTGATGAACTGTCCGAAAAATCAAAGTCAGCATTTCATCACCTAAAATATAAGCACCGTCTCTTAACCTCTCTTGTCAAACATTCCCCAATCCCTTTTTTTGACTAAATGACAAAATTATTTTTACAGGAGTCAATAGCTCTTCGTTGTTTGCTGGTATTCTGAACATAATTGAAATAGCAGCCGTAGATCCTCTCCATGTTGTTCATTTCGAGGGCTCTAAATCAATCCTGCTTCACAACAGAGCCGCATAGGGGCTGCGCGAATTTTATCAGACTTCTTACGCTGGTGAAATCTGCGGATAGGTCCTTATAACAGCCGTCCAAATACATAGGCGGGATCTCCTTATTAATTTTTAGATACCGTCTCTTTATCGACGTTTCGTTAAGAAAGTTGCTAATAAAAAGTAGACCACCCAAATAATGAGTTATATCAGGCGGTTATGGATGCTTTTAAGCCTTCATATTCACATACTGTAAAGGAATTCCAAGGTCCTGGGCGTTCAGGGCCTGAATGACCGACTGCAGATCATCTATCTTTTTGCCGGTAACTCGCACCTGTTCGTCCTGAATTGATGCCTGAACCTTAAGATTCAAGCCCTTGATCAATTTTACTATCTTGTGGGCCGTCTCCATCTCGATCCCTTCCTTTATCTTTACCACCCTTTTAAGGAGGTTCTGACCCGTAGGCTCAAAATCCTTGAACTCAAGGCATTTGGGGTTCACTTTTCTTCTTATGCAGTGGGTCGTTACCATGTCCTCAAGGGTGTCCATCTTCATCTTGTCGGCGGTGACGATATTTATCACCTTATCCTTCTTGTTGAACTCGATCGTGGTCCTTGAGTTCCTGAAATCAAAACGCGTGGCAACCTCTTTGATGCTGTTATTTACCGCGTTATCCA
It includes:
- a CDS encoding transposase, with protein sequence MKDPFHTNVNIKAGDCRAFINQLSLSIRGKIFVVWDNLRCHKSKKVYDYLDSQHRISCFYFPPYAPELNPVEYVWSYLKSSPLSNFAPKNFDELSEKSKSAFHHLKYKHRLLTSLVKHSPIPFFD
- a CDS encoding YajQ family cyclic di-GMP-binding protein translates to MPSFDIVNKVDLQEMDNAVNNSIKEVATRFDFRNSRTTIEFNKKDKVINIVTADKMKMDTLEDMVTTHCIRRKVNPKCLEFKDFEPTGQNLLKRVVKIKEGIEMETAHKIVKLIKGLNLKVQASIQDEQVRVTGKKIDDLQSVIQALNAQDLGIPLQYVNMKA